The DNA sequence CATCTCCACAAAGAGAAGTGGTAGAATGGAGGCTACCGGTTTGATTGTTTCGAGTAGTCGCGGTGTCGATAATGCAATGCGAGTAGGTTCTACATTTACCTTTAGGGAACACGCTCCCTTCGTCTTGCGTTTCTGAAAGCTAAAAAACGGCACGTCAGAAGCACCCGGTAGACGCAGAGTTTCCCACATGCTGTCATCTTTTAGTGATACGTCCCCAATGTGAACATTAGTCTCGTCCACTCGGCTAACAAGGGTAATCTCACCCAGAAGCATAACAGTTCCCGTTGGAAAGTAAATGTACACTTCACCAATGTCCACATGAATGGAAAGCATTATTGCATCTACAAGCTGCCTCCCTTTACCTCCATCACTTGCTATATCAGAGGTGACTGATGTCCTGGCATATGTTTCCATCACCGTGCGTCTAAGGAATAAAATGACATCCCTGTAGCGAACTTTCTGCTCGATTTCAACCATTGCGTCTAGTTTTGCTGAAATGTCGCCCACTTGGTGGCAGTAATTCAGTAGTTGAATATATGCACGCCGCGCTTCTGCAAAAGAGCGGATATGAGATAAAGTAAAGTTGTACCTCCTCCTTCGATCTCGAAGGAGCTCCATCACGCAACAATGCGCATAATTCCACAAGGATGCGGAGCCACGGAGATGTATATGGGGGTGGCAGTACACAGGAAGCTCCAAAAACGAGCGACTCGCTGCTAAATAAGCGTGCAAGGCGAGGAGGACGTCGTGGTTAACTAGCAGAGACACCTGTTGCTCCAATGATATGGTGACGTTTTGCCTACACAAAACTCCACGCAGGAATACAGATGTAACACAAACCGCTGCAACATCAGTGGTCACGAACGTGGCGCACAACTCTCCAGCAAACGCCTTAGCAGTCACGTCACTGACGGTTGCCTTCACAACTTTTATCTCTTCAGTTCCGTTACAAGCACATGGCTCCACATGTACTGCAAGATCCCGGAAGACTATTTCAAGTCTTGTGTTCGAGTTGGGTCCAACCGATAACATAAGAGTGAGGACATCTACATTAACAAGAATCTTTCTGTCCACCAAACCGGACATAGTACTCTTGACCACGCCGTATAGGTATGATATTATACCTTCCTCCCCCTCTACGGCCTCATTGCCCCCCGGGTCTACATAAGTTGAGGATGAACTAACTTCGCTACAACAAGACATGCACTCATCCTCGTCATCATGTGCGTCCGCATGCTCCTTCGCGTGATCAATAGGTTTGGGGCTTGCAGTCGACGAACTAACACGTGAGTGACTTCTACTTGAGTTACATGGTGATGTAGCACAGTTCCTATTCCCAAGGATGCTTTGTTCTGTTATACCGCTTCGTATGATGTCTGAACTCAGTTCCGTTTCAGTATCAGAAGTGGCCAAATGAGAGCATGTGTTCAAATGTAGCCTCGCTTCTTTGGCATGAACAACAAGAGCATCTTTGGATGATGGCCACGGTATGTCGAAGTGAATTTCCGTTACGTGACCTGATTCGACAGGGAGTTGAGTGATATCTCTCAGTGCATCCTTCTTGAGCTTGACGTTGCGAATTCGAAGTGACCTTTTGGTTAAAGAACTCTCCACATCGAAAGGGTTCACATCCGCCACTTTCGCGACGCGGgccaacaaaaacgaaataatATGTTGCATCTTTTTTGGGCCGTAGTGGCCCACTGCCCTGATACCTGTGCACGTTCgtagagaaaaggaagtacAGATTAGATGATAGGGGCAAGAATTTCCCGTGCAAATGTAAGTTTCTCACAACCAACGACCCGGTTGCAAGTGTTAGATGCTGATGATCCCACTCGCCACCAGTCGTCAGTTATTATACGAAATATGCTTCTTCAGCACGATGTTTTCCCAACTGCGCCACGCGCCGACAAattagaaaagaaaaaatatatatatatattattcaCGACAGCCGCGACGAAAACACCATCTTCTCTTTATTCAAACCATGaggttcatttttcttttctctttcttggCTGTcccctcctttgcagttggaaaaaaaaaaattacaacaAATACATAAGTTAGGGACAGTTACCGCTCGCTAACTTACTTTACCCAAGTTCACTTACTCCTCTCGTTTCCTTTGAGTCGTGAAATACAATTAAACAAAGAGAttaaacactttttttttaaatgagaGAGAGATGAAGCacagaagggagaaaaaggatCCAAAACagcccctcccccctcacCTGGAAAGTTACCACCAGCATGAAGTGTTCGCTACGCGGTAGGATGTGCTttaattcttttgttttaaatgTTGGAATCCAACCGAATACCTGACAGCAACGTAGTTGCTGTCGTACAAACCGgtttatcaaaaaaaaaatgaaaggagtTGAGGGAGATTTGAGAGTTCTCTAGGGGAGAAAAATTGTGCCATTCACCAGTAGAGACGGTGTGCACAATACCCATTGGGGTTTTCCTCAAGGTAATTTTGATGATAATCTTCAGCAGGATAAAAGCGAGACGCCCTTTCCAACGTTGTTACAACCTTAGCACTACTACCAAATGCTTTAACAATATTCTCACGTAGTTTTTCGTCGCCGCCATTCAACTTTTCGATGAAACTTTCCGCCTCGTTCCGCTGCTCCTCATTGTGATAAAATATGGTGCTTCGATATTGTGTACCGACATCGCCTTCTTGTCGATTTAGCGTGGTGGGGTTATGcatgcggaaaaaaaaattgagtaGCGC is a window from the Trypanosoma brucei brucei TREU927 chromosome 8, complete sequence genome containing:
- a CDS encoding peptide methionine sulfoxide reductase, putative, which translates into the protein MNPNAVATFAAGCFWGTEHFFVRQFGAALISHKVGFMGGKELPEMNYQLVKKGDTGHAEVLQVTYNTNELTYDALLNFFFRMHNPTTLNRQEGDVGTQYRSTIFYHNEEQRNEAESFIEKLNGGDEKLRENIVKAFGSSAKVVTTLERASRFYPAEDYHQNYLEENPNGYCAHRLYW